A single Anopheles arabiensis isolate DONGOLA chromosome 2, AaraD3, whole genome shotgun sequence DNA region contains:
- the LOC120898702 gene encoding uncharacterized protein LOC120898702, producing the protein MDLARQVSSTIHLLCVASAICFGCTYIERNEKSERSEPTSQSSRDEVELRSFYQMTAAIRDRRFKECSLLLHSCFLFQAGVLGEARAHVFRLSAHIHTCCNR; encoded by the exons ATGGACCTGGCAAGGCAAGTATCGTCCACAATCCACTTATTATGTGTGGCATCAGCAATCTGTTTTGGCTGCACATAcatcgaacgaaacgaaaagagCGAACGAAGCGAGC CGACTTCTCAGTCTAGTCGTGACGAGGTCGAGCTGCGTTCGTTCTACCAGATGACTGCAGCAATTCGTGATCGTCGTTTCAAAGAATGTTCGCTGTTGCTTCACAGCTGCTTCCTGTTCCAAGCTGGGGTTCTCGGGGAAGCGCGAGCACACGTGTTCCGGTtgagcgcacacatacacacatgttgCAATCGGTAA
- the LOC120898700 gene encoding uncharacterized protein LOC120898700: MSGPRGDDLTDGTTANDHRTSCVETMLNKRPRLLSFQGLSSHSRALGERDVAMPMASTSSSSLEHINRREQLANDLRSWQESQIAACIDDNILNMVLERYLVFFERRNNPNSAQQPAAANDDELFEDEAVRMAISARGLLPAATAAAAPRTDDMAGPSTVPSTSSSQPQAIRVVRDPVEQSSPGPSWPAAGPALQDNFILETAVAAAIQEKGLVTGTTEPTGETSEEEEDDGR, from the coding sequence ATGAGTGGACCGAGGGGCGATGATTTGACGGACGGTACCACTGCGAACGACCATCGTACCAGCTGCGTAGAAACGATGCTGAACAAACGGCCCCGTCTGCTGTCCTTCCAGGGGCTGAGCTCCCATTCGCGGGCCCTGGGCGAGCGGGACGTTGCCATGCCGATGGCAAGCACCTCGTCCAGCTCGCTGGAGCACATCAATCGGCGCGAGCAGCTTGCGAACGATCTGCGCAGCTGGCAGGAAAGTCAAATCGCTGCCTGCATCGATGACAACATACTGAACATGGTGCTGGAACGGTACCTGGTCTTCTTCGAGCGTCGAAACAATCCGAACAGCGCGCAGCAACCGGCGGCCGCGAACGATGACGAACTGTTTGAGGATGAAGCGGTTCGTATGGCCATCAGTGCAAGAGGTTTGCTGCCTGCAGcgaccgctgctgctgctccccgtACGGACGACATGGCCGGCCCGTCCACGGTACCATCGACATCGTCATCCCAACCGCAAGCTATCCGGGTGGTGCGTGATCCGGTCGAGCAATCGTCACCAGGACCAAGTTGGCCTGCAGCAGGACCTGCCTTGCAGGACAATTTCATCCTCGAGACAGCGGTTGCGGCTGCGATCCAGGAGAAGGGTCTGGTAACGGGTACTACGGAACCGACTGGCGAAACAagcgaagaagaggaagacgatgGCAGGTAG